In Cryptomeria japonica chromosome 10, Sugi_1.0, whole genome shotgun sequence, a genomic segment contains:
- the LOC131069368 gene encoding putative anthocyanidin reductase, with the protein MDKEEGKRETVCVTGAAGFIGSCLVKNLLQRGYIVHATLRDPENPAKNSHLLSLPEAKERLQLFKADLLQFGSFDSAVEGCDFVINMATSTDFQGDIVQPTVDGTVDILRSCKKAKTVKRVIHTSSITAACPLNEDGQLKEILDESCWTPVDYIKGRDVIYGMYSVSKTLAEQAALRFGAEEEIEVVTVLVGMVGGPWLTPTVPGSVSSILASLTGNRLLYEVTFSSKDFLGSVPLIHVEDVCSAHIYLMEHPSAAGRYVCCSDPVTVADMLNSFRKRYPEIPLAFGNKEEEDEWKKVVVPISSKKLSDVGYSYKYHLEEILNDSIECAKQTKIL; encoded by the exons ATGGACAAAGAAGAGGGTAAGAGGGAAACAGTGTGTGTAACAGGAGCGGCAGGATTCATCGGATCCTGCCTCGTCAAAAATCTCTTGCAAAGGGGTTATATAGTTCATGCTACCTTGAGAGATCCTG AAAACCCAGCTAAAAATAGTCATCTGCTATCCCTTCCGGAAGCCAAAGAAAGGCTCCAACTGTTCAAAGCAGATCTCTTGCAATTTGGCAGCTTTGATTCAGCGGTTGAAGGCTGTGATTTCGTCATCAACATGGCTACTTCTACGGATTTCCAG GGCGATATTGTCCAGCCTACGGTTGATGGAACGGTAGACATTCTAagatcttgcaagaaagcaaaaacTGTGAAGCGAGTAATCCATACATCTTCCATCACCGCAGCTTGCCCTCTAAATGAAGACGGACAACTTAAGGAGATTCTTGATGAATCCTGCTGGACTCCTGTTGATTATATCAAAGGCAGAGACGTCATTTATGGA ATGTATTCAGTATCCAAGACTTTGGCGGAGCAAGCAGCTCTGCGATTCGGAGCAGAGGAAGAGATTGAAGTGGTAACAGTATTGGTAGGGATGGTGGGAGGTCCTTGGCTAACACCCACAGTTCCCGGAAGCGTTTCATCAATATTAGCCTCTCTCACAG GAAACAGACTACTTTACGAAGTCACATTTTCGAGTAAAGATTTCTTAGGATCGGTACCATTAATCCACGTGGAAGATGTATGCAGTGCACATATTTATTTGATGGAGCACCCATCCGCAGCAGGTCGATATGTGTGCTGTTCCGATCCCGTTACCGTTGCTGACATGCTGAACTCCTTTCGCAAACGATATCCAGAAATCCCCCTAGCTTTTGG GAATAAAGAGGAAGAAGATGAGTGGAAGAAAGTGGTTGTACCAATCTCTTCCAAGAAACTGAGTGATGTGGGATATTCGTACAAGTATCATCTGGAGGAAATACTTAATGATAGCATCGAATGTGCAAAGCAAACGAAAATCTTGTGA